Proteins from one Sylvia atricapilla isolate bSylAtr1 chromosome 1, bSylAtr1.pri, whole genome shotgun sequence genomic window:
- the FAM8A1 gene encoding protein FAM8A1 isoform X1: MEEVAERGRAGAGAAAMAEGGSAAGEEAADASANGSAASSPPPCSPAEGGGTKPLSAAEYARRVHQWLWDSYCGYLGWQGCPPAFLAAAAAQPPPPAAAAYYSPFYLFAPPPAHTASAGTGPRGPAAASPAWPGAAGAAGAVSPLPGAASGSAAGTSGSGASRDTGRPAGREFLIPSLAHRFIAEMVDFFILFFIKATIILSIMHLSGINFILYRDISKFAMHYIIEEIDEDTSMEDLQKMMIVALIYRLLVCFYEIICIWGAGGATPGKFLLGLRVVTCETSVLIAPSRVLVIPSSNVSMTTSTVRALIKNFSIASFFPAFITLLFFQHNRTAYDIVAGTIVVRRNGVR; encoded by the exons ATGGAGGAGGTggcggagcgcggccgggccggcgcTGGGGCGGCGGCGATGGCGGAGGGCGGCAGCGCCGCCGGAGAGGAGGCGGCCGACGCCAGTGCCAATGGCAGCGCCGCGTCCTCGCCGCCGCCGTGCTCCCCTGCGGAGGGCGGCGGCACCAAGCCGCTGAGCGCGGCGGAGTACGCGCGGCGTGTACACCAGTGGCTGTGGGACTCGTACTGCGGGTacctgggctggcagggctgcccGCCCGCCTtcctcgccgccgccgccgcgcagccgcccccgcccgccgccgctgccTACTACAGCCCCTTCTACCTCTTCGCTCCGCCACCGGCACACACGGCCTCCGCCGGCACGGGGCCCCGCGGGCCCGCCGCTGCCAGCCCAGCGtggccgggagcggcgggagcggcgggcgcgGTGTCCCCGCTGCCCGGGGCGGCCTCCGGCAGCGCCGCCGGCACCAGCGGCAGCGGCGCCTCCAGGGACACGGGGCGGCCGGCGG GTCGGGAATTCCTTATCCCTTCACTGGCACACAGGTTCATAGCAGAGatggtggatttttttattctgttctttatAAAGGCAACCATCATTTTAAGTATTATGCACCTCAGTGGAATAAA ttttattttgtacagGGACATCTCTAAATTTGCAATGCATTACATCATAGAAGAAATAGATGAAGATACGTCCATGGAAGATTTGCAGAAAATGATGATAGTAGCTCTCATCTACAGGTTATTAGTCTGCTTTTACGAG ATAATCTGTATTTGGGGAGCAGGTGGAGCAACCCCAGGGAAATTCTTGCTTGGACTGCGAGTTGTGACGTGTGAAACATCCGTGCTTATTGCTCCCAGCCGTGTGCTGGTCATTCCATCGTCCAACGTCAGTATGACAAC GTCCACAGTACGAGCTTTGATCAAGAATTTTTctattgcttcattttttcctgccttcattACACTGCTGTTTTTCCAGCATAACCGAACGGCCTATGATATTGTAGCAGGAACTATTGTGGTCAGAAGAAATGGAGTCAGATGA
- the FAM8A1 gene encoding protein FAM8A1 isoform X2 — MEEVAERGRAGAGAAAMAEGGSAAGEEAADASANGSAASSPPPCSPAEGGGTKPLSAAEYARRVHQWLWDSYCGYLGWQGCPPAFLAAAAAQPPPPAAAAYYSPFYLFAPPPAHTASAGTGPRGPAAASPAWPGAAGAAGAVSPLPGAASGSAAGTSGSGASRDTGRPAGREFLIPSLAHRFIAEMVDFFILFFIKATIILSIMHLSGIKDISKFAMHYIIEEIDEDTSMEDLQKMMIVALIYRLLVCFYEIICIWGAGGATPGKFLLGLRVVTCETSVLIAPSRVLVIPSSNVSMTTSTVRALIKNFSIASFFPAFITLLFFQHNRTAYDIVAGTIVVRRNGVR, encoded by the exons ATGGAGGAGGTggcggagcgcggccgggccggcgcTGGGGCGGCGGCGATGGCGGAGGGCGGCAGCGCCGCCGGAGAGGAGGCGGCCGACGCCAGTGCCAATGGCAGCGCCGCGTCCTCGCCGCCGCCGTGCTCCCCTGCGGAGGGCGGCGGCACCAAGCCGCTGAGCGCGGCGGAGTACGCGCGGCGTGTACACCAGTGGCTGTGGGACTCGTACTGCGGGTacctgggctggcagggctgcccGCCCGCCTtcctcgccgccgccgccgcgcagccgcccccgcccgccgccgctgccTACTACAGCCCCTTCTACCTCTTCGCTCCGCCACCGGCACACACGGCCTCCGCCGGCACGGGGCCCCGCGGGCCCGCCGCTGCCAGCCCAGCGtggccgggagcggcgggagcggcgggcgcgGTGTCCCCGCTGCCCGGGGCGGCCTCCGGCAGCGCCGCCGGCACCAGCGGCAGCGGCGCCTCCAGGGACACGGGGCGGCCGGCGG GTCGGGAATTCCTTATCCCTTCACTGGCACACAGGTTCATAGCAGAGatggtggatttttttattctgttctttatAAAGGCAACCATCATTTTAAGTATTATGCACCTCAGTGGAATAAA GGACATCTCTAAATTTGCAATGCATTACATCATAGAAGAAATAGATGAAGATACGTCCATGGAAGATTTGCAGAAAATGATGATAGTAGCTCTCATCTACAGGTTATTAGTCTGCTTTTACGAG ATAATCTGTATTTGGGGAGCAGGTGGAGCAACCCCAGGGAAATTCTTGCTTGGACTGCGAGTTGTGACGTGTGAAACATCCGTGCTTATTGCTCCCAGCCGTGTGCTGGTCATTCCATCGTCCAACGTCAGTATGACAAC GTCCACAGTACGAGCTTTGATCAAGAATTTTTctattgcttcattttttcctgccttcattACACTGCTGTTTTTCCAGCATAACCGAACGGCCTATGATATTGTAGCAGGAACTATTGTGGTCAGAAGAAATGGAGTCAGATGA